TAGCGCGTAATACAGCGACTGTTTCTGGTTCGTCGTCAACGACTAAAATTCGTTTGGCCATGGTACTTCCTTGCGCACCGGTGATGCGCGGGCGACGTTGATGGTTATTATGCGCAGGCGCTTTGAAGCTCTGCAACGGAAAGAGTGAGAAAACCATCCACAACCGTCGGGTCAAACTGCAGGCCTTTTTGTTTTTCAATTTCTGCTAATGCTTCCTCGACACTCCACGCTTGTTTGTAAGGCCGCTCGTGTGTGAGAGCATCGAAGACATCGACAACCGCAAGAATGCGGCCTTCCATCGCAATTTCCTCGCCTTTCAATCCGCGCGGATAGCCCATGCCGTCCCAGCGTTCGTGATGATGGAGGGCAATGCGCTCGGCCATGCGAATAATATCCGAGTGCCCACCGGCCAAGAGCGAGGCACCGATTTTGGCGTGGCGCTGCATGATTTTGCGTTCGACATCGGTGAACCTGCCGGGCTTGAGCAAAATCGAATCGGGAATGCCGATTTTACCGACATCGTGCAGCGGTGCCGCGAAATGCAAGAGTTGGATTTCATGCGGTTCC
The sequence above is a segment of the Abditibacteriaceae bacterium genome. Coding sequences within it:
- a CDS encoding HD-GYP domain-containing protein produces the protein EPHEIQLLHFAAPLHDVGKIGIPDSILLKPGRFTDVERKIMQRHAKIGASLLAGGHSDIIRMAERIALHHHERWDGMGYPRGLKGEEIAMEGRILAVVDVFDALTHERPYKQAWSVEEALAEIEKQKGLQFDPTVVDGFLTLSVAELQSACA